The sequence TATACGTATCACATAAACACACCATACAAATAATCCCACAAAACATACGAACTGTTCGTACGAAGTACCAACGATACAAGATGAAGATAAACGCCCAGCGCCAGTTCTCACGTCTCCAAGCTCCCACAGAAGACATCATCGTTGTCACCATCACCGGCCGGATGCATCTCAATCCTGCACAGCACCTGCAGCCGCTCCGCGACTTCCTTCATCGTCGGCCTGTCGTCTCCTCTCGCGCTCAGGCAGTGCACGGCGAGGGCCGCGAGCTTCTCAACGACCACCATAGCGGCGGCATCCTCTGCGATCTCAGAGTCAAGCATCTTCAGGTGCATGTTCTGGTGGAACATCAGGAGAAAACTATGGGACAAGGATCTCTTCTCTTTGGAGGAGCTATCGGCATAGAGAGCCCTCTTCCTCGTTATCAGCTCAAGGAGAACGACCCCGAAGCTGTAGACATCGCTCTTGTCGGTGAGGACATGGCTGATGAAGCTCTCGGGGTCGAGGTAGCCGAGGGTTCCCTGGACGAGCATGATGAACTCGCTTTCGTCCATGGACTTGAGCGCCGATGCTCCGAAGTCTGCAACCTTGGCGTGGCGCTGATCGTCGAGCAGAATGTTGGCGGATTTGACATCCCCGTGCAAAATTGTGCGGGATGTCGACGAGTGCAGGTAAGCAAGAGCTTCTGCTGATTGTGTCGCAATCTTCAGGCGAAGGTCCAGTGGAATTGGTGACAGATTGTGATCAGCACTGCCGTGAAGAAATTCATATAGTGTCCCATTGGAGACGAACTCATATACCAACACTGGGACATCTATATCCAGGCAACAGCCTAATAACCTCACGATGTTCCGGTGGTTGATCTGCGACAAGATTATGATCTCATTTACAAACTCGTCCCTGCAATCATCATTGATCACTTTGGACTTCTTTATAGCAACCTCTCTGAGGTCATCCAaagtacccttgtagaccattccATGGCCGCCACATCCAAGAACTCGATCTTCGTTGTAGTTGTCAGTGGCTATCTTGATCTCCTTTTCTGTGAGTATGCGGACCGTGTCAACCTGCCTTGACCTCATCTCATCATATAACATGAGCCCTCCATTTTGTTTGAAATACTCGTCTTTCTCCTTCTTGTGCTTTTTCCTTTGTAATTGCATAGCCAAAAAGCATGCCGAGGATATTATCACAACGGCAGAAACGCTCAGGCCTGCAAAATCATATAATTTTATTTAGGCATGTGAAACTGATATTGAGATGTTTCAACTCATCAAAGCAAGCAGAAATATATGAATCTGTAAGTTAGACAAAACAAAACAAACGACAGTTGAACTTGCCTATTAATAGCTGTTCATCTCGAGAATACAGAGGTCGACACCCGAATTTTGTGCCATCAGACTTGGTTCTTTTGTTGCATTTACAATCATAGCCTCCCGGAGTGTTAAGACAGACTCCGTTCCTGCAAGGATACGACTCCTCGTATTTGGGGTCCTGCTCACGCAGCATGCATTCATCTATATCTGAACATGGTATCAACAAAACCATTGCACGCAATCAGATAAGTCAAACTGTTTGCTATGTACTCCCTCCGCCCAAAagaagtgtctcaactttgtacaaaCTTTAGCATAAAAGTTGTACTatacttgagacacttattttgggacagaggggcTATGACCTACAAGTACAGTAGTTACCTTGACAACCGTTGTTGAGGTAGGCGTTACCCTGGTAACCAGGGGAGCAATGGCACAAGTACCCAGGTCCGTTACTCGCACTCTCGCAGTAACTGTTTGCACTGGTACATGCGTGGTTTATTTGCTCCAGGCATGATCCGTTCCTAACCGCCCAGTTCACGATGACAGGTGCACCATCCTTTGCCCTGTTGTTGATGAACCCAAGCTCGCCAGCGAGGTCACGGCGCTGGAACCTGTACCATCCGACCTCGGCGACCATGGCATAGAAGCATGGATTGAATCCCCACACACTGCTACTGTTAATCGGGAACGCCACATTGAAGGCGGTGAGGTTGGTCGGGATGGATGCCTCACAGCAGCCCGTCCCAGTGCATGGTGCTCCGTCGTCCGACGCACCACTGGCACCATCGCAGTAGGAGTAGCAGCCAGCGAGGTACTGGCTCGTGCCTCCGCGGAAACCACCAACAAGACCCAGGGTATTGCAGCCAATAACCGTAAAGCGGTTGCGCCCAGGGGATGGGAGGAACGGCGTGTCCTCCAGGCCGAACCCCACGGTGTCGTTATTGCTCGCCGATACGGTTGCACTTGATGTGAAGCAGATGTAGCTAACAGGGATGAGCACCCTCATCTCGCCGCGCTCCAGCGAAATATCAGCAACGTTGACGGCCACATCGGCTGGCCCCCCAACCGTCGGCTGCAGCGGGTGGGAGGTGTTTTTGCAGTCAAGATTGAAGAAGCTGCTGAGGCTGACCGCGGCACACTGTGCGCCGATGCCAAAGGGGTAAGGGATGGGCACATCACCGCACCTGTCAGGGCAGCCTGGGAGCGCCAGGGACATGGCACCACCCGCAGGTTTTGCCAATGCCATCACCAGGAAGACTACAATTAGTTTCAGGTAGAGCATTACAACCAGAGCTGGTGTTTGCTTCTGCAAGGTTAGATGCATGGCTCACGCCATCACTTGCTTAATTTGGCGATTGTGTTGAGTGTGCTGAGGCCCATGCTTCTCCTTTTATGAGATAAATTGCGCCTTAGCATACCACGCAATCAGACTCGGCCTATACAACAGATACAGTCACATCAACTCAAGTATTCAAAGGTGAATTCCGATCAAGTAAAAGTCTAAATCCACGTTGCAGTATGATGGTTGATATGTCcaacctttttcttttgttttttcgagATGAGCTGGTGTATGTATGTTAAAATGGTTTGACTAGCTAGGTAGTAGGTGGTGGTTTGTCCTAGTCAAGTATTGACCTCACCCCAAGTAAAGTCTATGTGCAAGGTGTTGCCATTTTTCCCTTAAATAGTGAGTCAAAGCCTCAGCCTAATGTGAATACTTCTCTTGTTAGATGTCAGAATTTACTACTTAGATGCATGCAGTGACGTACAACGGGCTAAAACGACAGGAGGTAGAACTTTGTCTTAGGCGTCCCAATTAAGCACATCTGGATAGAAGTTGTAGCAGAATACCATAATACTGAATTACTGGTATTATGTATCTGTTTGTGCCATAAAAAGTCTAGTTTTggttattattactattatccgaGGTATGAATTATCTAGTTAACTCGGATCGTGCCCATCATATAACTAGGGTAAACCCCACACAACGTAGCTACATGCTAgaatatatatgtgtgtgttttcAGAAAATCAGAAGTAAAATAGCATACGTTGTATAGCTCTACACGGTATAGCTCTGAAGTCTTCAAGACGAATTTTCTTATGCAAGAATTATAAATTAGACACTTCAACCAGTTCAATTCCCAGAAATTGTGAAGAAACCACATGCTCCAAAATTTACTAACATTAGCTT comes from Triticum aestivum cultivar Chinese Spring chromosome 5B, IWGSC CS RefSeq v2.1, whole genome shotgun sequence and encodes:
- the LOC123110274 gene encoding wall-associated receptor kinase 5: MHLTLQKQTPALVVMLYLKLIVVFLVMALAKPAGGAMSLALPGCPDRCGDVPIPYPFGIGAQCAAVSLSSFFNLDCKNTSHPLQPTVGGPADVAVNVADISLERGEMRVLIPVSYICFTSSATVSASNNDTVGFGLEDTPFLPSPGRNRFTVIGCNTLGLVGGFRGGTSQYLAGCYSYCDGASGASDDGAPCTGTGCCEASIPTNLTAFNVAFPINSSSVWGFNPCFYAMVAEVGWYRFQRRDLAGELGFINNRAKDGAPVIVNWAVRNGSCLEQINHACTSANSYCESASNGPGYLCHCSPGYQGNAYLNNGCQDIDECMLREQDPKYEESYPCRNGVCLNTPGGYDCKCNKRTKSDGTKFGCRPLYSRDEQLLIGLSVSAVVIISSACFLAMQLQRKKHKKEKDEYFKQNGGLMLYDEMRSRQVDTVRILTEKEIKIATDNYNEDRVLGCGGHGMVYKGTLDDLREVAIKKSKVINDDCRDEFVNEIIILSQINHRNIVRLLGCCLDIDVPVLVYEFVSNGTLYEFLHGSADHNLSPIPLDLRLKIATQSAEALAYLHSSTSRTILHGDVKSANILLDDQRHAKVADFGASALKSMDESEFIMLVQGTLGYLDPESFISHVLTDKSDVYSFGVVLLELITRKRALYADSSSKEKRSLSHSFLLMFHQNMHLKMLDSEIAEDAAAMVVVEKLAALAVHCLSARGDDRPTMKEVAERLQVLCRIEMHPAGDGDNDDVFCGSLET